The proteins below are encoded in one region of Castor canadensis chromosome 6, mCasCan1.hap1v2, whole genome shotgun sequence:
- the Hspb3 gene encoding heat shock protein beta-3, whose product MAKIIFRHLMETPVRYQEEFEARGLEDCRLDHALYALPGPTIMDLRKVRAAPQALPLDSVTEETPPQEGKSRFQILLDVVQFLPEDIIIQAFEGWLLIKAQHGTRMDEHGFISRSFTRQYKLPDGIETKDLSAVFCHDGILVVEVKGPLGTK is encoded by the coding sequence ATGGCGAAAATCATTTTTAGGCACCTCATGGAGACTCCAGTGCGTTACCAGGAGGAGTTTGAAGCTCGAGGTTTGGAAGACTGCAGGCTGGATCATGCTTTGTATGCACTGCCTGGGCCCACCATCATGGACCTGAGAAAAGTCAGAGCAGCCCCGCAAGCTCTCCCCCTGGACTCAGTCACCGAAGAGACGCCACCCCAAGAAGGCAAATCCCGCTTCCAGATCCTACTGGACGTGGTCCAGTTCCTGCCCGAAGACATCATTATCCAGGCCTTTGAGGGCTGGCTGCTGATTAAGGCTCAACACGGAACCAGAATGGACGAGCACGGTTTTATCTCCCGAAGCTTCACCCGACAGTACAAACTGCCAGATGGCATTGAAACCAAAGATTTGTCCGCAGTCTTCTGTCATGATGGAATTTTGGTGGTGGAAGTAAAGGGTCCGCTTGGGACTAAGTGA